gatggaaacagctacctcacaaatctccaagaagcctaggaaaagaagagaatgaaaagtacaacaaaaataatgaggagatgaccattttcataacatcacacaattcacaaccacacaaacatgaagttacatcaacaatgattcaacaagccttcaagcctttctcaacacaacatcataaacaattaatcacattgccttttgttatccccatttttttcatcattagaattaatcaatgtggacaagtcaacccatcaccaattccgttactcccaaacatataccacaaggaaatacacacatttcatacacttaaccagagtttagaaatccacttgcctcaagtAGTCGAACAATGACTTCAGAATTTGAGCCTTCACTTTTCGTTGAGACTCCAAATCAATACAATCTATCCAAATATTTAATCACGATAAGATTCcgaaactaacaacactcatattgctatatgtctagcctagataaaaaaaaaaaactcatttaatttataatcaaattcGTAAATCTTGATACCAATTAACATgtctatttttttcaatttcttccaaatttcaAGCGTAGAGTTAAGTATAACTTCTccaaatatcataaatttgacAATATTCATATCaatgattataatataatatttaatccCATGTCTTAgtactgaaaaaaaaaacttattttatgatataataagaaaataatattttttaaaaaatgaggaCGATGACGGTTTATCCCCCTTACCCCAAAATCATCCAGCAAGCACGCATACTCAGTGCACTTATGATACatcattctttctttctcaattctaactatatatatactaataatataCTATATATTACATCCATTAGTCATTCATTCATGGCACAAAATTATGTTCTCACTTAGTTATCCCAAAACTTTACTAACCAATCAACAATAGTTTACACATATATAACTATTCTTGAACTACCTAATTtcattacattattattatttttagtataaaatCTATGATatcaattcatatatatatataccaatcCTATAGGACAAAAGTAATCAAAGTAACCTgtagtaataaaaaaattctgtaaaattttaaataagtcaCACACTGCCAACACTAATAGATGGGCAATAACTtctacataataaaataataatttagtataTAATGAACTCTATGCATAATCACAAGttcatatattaacataaattatgcacgatttttaatgtaaaatctACTCCTGATTACATAACAAAATTAATAGGAAGGATAAGAATAATACCTTGATGCCTTAAGATGaacatatcaattttttttgctcctttttcattttctttttctcccttccttttattttcttcttctgcttatttttattttgtttccgttcattctttttcttcaacGTAGCCGCTTGAGGCTTTTAACCTTTTAGGGCACTTTGCccttttattattgttattattattattttatttatttatttaattttcttttctattttttttcttttttttccattattattagcaacaaaataatcCTTTATTAAATCTTAGAATCATATCAGTCACTCTTataagtcataaattatttatcaaaactattaaaaaggttaatataaaaataatagttggaATTTCATAAAACGACTAAGAGGGTCGTTACAATTTGACACTTTTTCctatttcaaataataaaattaaaagacaaaaCAAATAATCTAACATTAAATTTATTCGCTTAAATTATTTCTCGAGACAAACGAGTTTGAGTCCATTTGAACCCTAAATAGGAAAAGGTTAAAGTAATTGAACAATTTATCTTTCACACTCAATTGTTGTCCAGGGTGTCCAAAATGAAATGTTTTAGCCGTTAACAATGATAATTATTCTATATGCATGCTATCATTTTTCTAACATGAAATGTTAAAAAGCTCAAGTGAGCGCTATTCGAGTGAGCGCTAAGTCATTATCTATTTtatcatcaacaacaaaattaaatagCTACATGTATCAGTTCTTCCAAGAAGATGTACTGATAACCCTGATCATTATGATCAGAGCAAGACAAAATCTTCTAAGAAAAAGCCCATGTCATTGGACATCAAAATTaggatcacaaaattaaaaaactattttaattctgaaattttatatcaaatcaaattagatcacttttttttaaaccGAGAGAGTAATTCATCTCCACCTCTAAAAGGGGACAACAAGCTAAGGCTTGCCTGGTATCAGAAATATTTTGTTGAATAGAAACTGTTTGTTGCTTCCAATTAAGCCAAAAATGGTGATGCATAGAATAACAAAACAAGCGGTATGCccgaattttttttattatcttagaTAGGAGGAATTTAGTTCTGTACAATAACaaaggaaaaatgaaataacaaCGACAATATCAAAGCTAATGCCTTTTTGGGCAAAATAGCCATTGAATTCAGTCGgtacaacaacaaaagaaaaaattacataacaaCGATATTAAACCTAATACATTTTTTCGGGCAATAGCCATTGTCACTACAAAGCATAATTAATTAGGATCGACAGTTATAAGCCTTAAAGGGTTTTCAACATCACCTCCACCAGCATGACAAATTGAGCTGGCGTCAGAAAATGACCATGACAAATACAAACAATCTTCACTTCTCCTCCCCTCTTATACGCGTACAAGAATCCTTCGATCTTCTTTCCATTTGGTCCATCACCTTGGCTGGAAACACCAGGCATTTTGAGCAAGATGTTTTTGAGTGCCTCTTTCCCTGATAAGTGGGGTGATTTCTCATTAGTAGCTCCAATAGCTGCTACTATCAGATGCTGCATTTGCTCCAATGTGCCATTAACTGGAGGTATCGCATTAGAACTACCACTTGCACCTGCAATGGAAGTGCCATCAActgaaggaaaaaaatatttcttagttttagacaaaaaataatgaaaatggagaaattaattaaatggaacAACTCAATTGAGTTTTCGATTACCTTGATTAGGTAGGTGTTGTTGAGTTTCAAAACTAGTTCCAACTGAACCAACACTTCCTACAGATCCAGATCCACCAGGTGACGGCAAAGAAGAGGTTCCATTCCCTTCATTTATAACATTCTTCAGTTTATCCCATCTATTCTGCTACGCGTCCCCGTGCGTCTGTGTCTGGAGGTCCCTTCTTTCCTCCCAGTCCATCCCAGTCTCCATTGGCGGCAACGAAGGCGTCCTCATAGTTAAAAATGGATCATCTTTTTGCATCCACTCCTCTCCAGTCTCCATTGGTGGCAACGAAGCCGTCCTATTAGCAGAAAATGGATCACTTATTTTCCCCCATTCTGTTTGAGTCTCCATTGGCGGCATGGAAGCTGTCCTCATCACAGAAAATGGACCATTGATTTGCCTCCATTCCATCTCAGTCTCCATTCTACGCCTGCACTCAATTTCAGTCTCCATTCTTCGCCTCCAATTCATTTCAGCCTCTAACCTTTTCCTCCACTCGATTTCAGTATCCATTCTTCGCCTCCAAGCCATTTCAGCCTCCAACCTTTGCCTCCACTCAATTTCAGTATCCCTCAGCAACGAAGACATCCTGCTCACAGAAAATGGATAATTTTGTTGCCTGCGGCACACCACTCTAGACTCCATCGGCAAAGAATATGTCTTGGTAACAGAAAATGGATAATTATGTTGCCTCCACTCCATTTCAGTCTCCATAGCCGGCAACAAATTCCTTTGCCTCCAGTACTCCATTTGAGTCTCCATCGGAAGCCCTTATGTTAAGTCTACACTTACATCCTCTACAATCCTTTTTCCTTTGTCTTGATGATTAGCTTTCTCCATTTCAGCAACAAAGCTGTTGAATTTCAAACTAAACAAacttaataggaaaaaaaactCTATAAAAGTATAAAGTTGATTTTCAATGATGAATGATTGAAGAAACCTTCAGATGTCTAGGAGGTtataaaggaaaacaaatcaaGTATGAAAGTGGAAAAAACATGAAGGAATCTTATTTCTGTGGGTTAAGTGAAAAGTAACAAAAAAGCCCCTTGCTACGTGGTTTAAGGAGGGACTTTGGGAATTGATCCAAAAATACTGTCCGTTGTAATTATCTATTGAGAAACAAAATCAAACTTTACACGTGTCTGGAAAATCACTGcatgaaaatttgtgaaaagttttcaCTTTCACACTACggatatgaaaattattattcatgCATTTCTGAAAGTTTTTTGGggcaaattttattataaatgttatattatatgattgTTTTTAgggcaaattttattaaatgttatatcatccaattattttaactcacgaaattattgattttttaaattattttcatagttTATAATAAATGAATTGTTTAAAATGTAAGAggattgttgatttttttttcttttatagttaaCATTCTTTTAAGGAGGTTTTTAACTACTTCAcagatttattaaaaaattatcaaaaacaaTATGGAATCAAAATTTAGTTGGAGTTTTAATATCGACTCGAAACACTGGGTGGgagacaaaaaatatatatctattaaCTATTGTGGTTTTGAATTAACAAGAAGACGGTCATCtgagttatattttttagttttaagaaaaaaaaacgtaTCAGTGTTTTGATTTATTCTTGAATatcaaataatgattttattactATGAGTTtctatcatttttaattttttgttcttctaTTCTGAAAATCACTAATTGTATTAGGCTTACtttaagcttcttttttttctgatttgtttgtTATCTACATTTTTGAAGttattctttcttctattttggaGATCACTAACTTGGAGAATAATTGGACTTTTTCTGTTTATGTAGAAGGTATATgacaatattatatatttaaagttttaGATTTGTATGTGGAAAATTGAGCCAATAGATTTCTCAATATTGAAGAAGATTTGGAGAAATGATAATTCTGCTAACGAAAACTTGACtaagtaaattatatattcGTATGCATAAATTTGTGTTGAAATTGAACACACTAAGAAATTACTTGTTTGTGTTTCTGAGcatttaaattttagatttaatttttcaaattacttAAGACTTTGTATAAATAATGAGTAGATGTAAAAAGTATTATGGTCACATTTGTGAATATTTTCTCTACATATACAAAAAGTTTTTCTTGAGGAATAAAGAGATGAagtttttgacattttaatttataaatttatatgttacaaaattgaaaattgtatGAAAAAGTTATTCCTTGTTATGAAATACTTGAAAGTGTGAGGATATTTAATTAAGATTGtgctatatataattttaagaaaaggaaaatagaatctaaatttttaaattgcATAGTAATAAATGttacatatacatatttttaactATACTTTgttgatgaatataatatgttaattattcTAACATATTTCTTATGACTATTAAATGTCGTAAATAGTTTTGTTTGACCTTTTTTCCCAACTCTTGGCTATTATAACATATATTAGCTATGAGTCATTTCTTTACtacaattctaaattaaattttaagtaCCAGTTTATGTACATTAATTTATACATTGAAAGcagattttttattcaatttacacCCTATTTATGTACTTTTGCTCGTACTGCCAAACACGCCTAAAATAATCAGAATTTTCTATAatgtttatgataaaatatttttttcgagaaagttttcaataattttaaaaatatttcatatactttattttcttacaaaaaCACTACAATCAATAAATTGGTAGGTGGTGATCAATGAATGAAGTAATAGTCAAGAGACAATAGGAATCTGGTTTGATGTGTACAAGGGAGACAAATGACAAGTTCAAGTATATATACTCCATGTAACactacaaaaaatatgatatattgttaaaaaattattagcTATGATATCaaattcgtcactaattatttattattagtgataaaatttattttttgtgcttatatatatgagacacatacttctagtgacaaaacataaaaattagtagTTGTGTTTTGTCCACTAATATTTCCCACCAAAAAATTATGGAGCCACTTGTTATGTAGTGTTAGTTGTGAATTTAAAATTATCGGTGACACATTATATCGTCACTAGtaatgtatctaattcatgacaaattaatttttgtgttaaaatttattaatcttTGGACACAAAAAGATTCGTCTAAAAAATATGTTAGTACAATATCGACAAATTAGAGTTCGTAGCTAAATATTATAAGTTTTagctaaaaaaatttagatttaactatgacatttattttcgtcaataataatattaataattggTGACAAAGATTTTATTGTCTCTAATCAATCTGCGATTTAGTGACAATAAAAATTTGTCACAAAATATTTAAGGTGTTAAATAGCGACGACTTAAAATTTGTAGTGGATAATTCAACtattttccatgaaaaaattcataacttaataatttttttttggctacaattatttatatataattacaagTGACAACTTACAAAAGGAATAAATGATAAAAGTGCTTCATACGAGATAGACAGAGTCCATTCATTAATTGTCGAGGGAAAAATATTAACATCAACGAATtcgaacaatttttttaaaatgaaaaagttcaatacatcaattttcttaaattacacaATTATAAAATGCATCTTTTGAAAAGTTTAATCCGGGTTATAAGTATCGTGAGTGGGGTATAGTTTGATCGCTAATCTTTGTTGGTTTTACActtagattttttatttgatacactTTTATTGATAAAgacgataaaaaataataatttttaagtcTGTGCTTTTTTGTGTGTGTCTATTGATTTGTGATTGATAAACTGTATAGACTAAGTCAATCTATTTGCTTTTgtctataaatatatacatatataatagtaataacataTCCGTACATATAGATTAACTATACAAAGATAACATTGACTTTTCAAAGTTGCGAAATATTCCATGAATTTGTATTAACTTTTTTCATCATTGtgaaaattgaagtaaaaaaataaaagaaatgaacgaattaggatttcaaatatattatgatgaagtattATAGTTATGggtattgatattttttttctcagaACAATTGATTTACTTATAAGTATACAATTGGGAGAATAATTGGACTTTCTGTGTTCATGAACAAGGTATGGGACAatactatatatatttgaagtttaaatatatttgtatgtggTAAATTGAGCTTGTATATTCTTTAACGTAGAAGAAGATTTGGAGAttataaaggaaaatatttcaGGTGTGAAATTGAGAAAAACGTGAAGAGGTATTTCATTTTCGTGGGTGTAAGTGATAATGACGAAATAACTCCTTCCCACGTGGTTTAAGAAGGAACTTTGAAAATTGATCCAGAAATACAATATAGCTAGAGTGTAAAAAAGAAGTAACCGATCGAAAGGATTTAGGACTGGAATTAAAAAATGCGTGTCTAGGATTTAGAATTTAGAATTTAAACAGAGGAAGAGATATGAAAGTGTATAGGCTCGTCAAGTAAAAGAGAGGAGGATTTGAAATCTAAACTAAGTAATTAAAGTatatcaaaaacaagaaaatcatgaaattgatGGAAAAGACACATGCACAAAAGTGAGTGAAATCTAATAGTAGAAACATATACAAACttatcaatatttatattataaattcaaaGAGAAGtgataaaatgatatattttttatcatcatcatcaactaTTGATAACACAAGATTTTGGTAGTTTAGATGTCATCTTCTTTTGTTACATCAATCAAATTTTACAAAATGCATCATTTATTATTGACATTAAACATCACCCCCTCATTGTAGTATGTCTAATTATTTTTCAGTTATAAAAGATTGTTCCTTTCACAAGAAGCTCCCGCATTATCTTTTCCAAGATTATGCTTTCTTGAGGACTAGGAGTGCGCTTACCGTCCAATCAATTATCTCTtgtctctcatttttattttatttttaacttcattcacttctttcaaatttaacttctgtagaaataatatattatatgatttatatacatacacaaatgcatgaaatttaccatcacaattcattcaaatgtagattatattagaattaaattttatattatttaaaatatctttaaatatatctagtatgattttgtcattttatttatttatttatataaattttataaattattcagtacagttataaatttatataaaattaaactttcaattttattttaaaaattgtataataGGTTCAATTCGATCAATATATcagttgttttgaaaaaaaatattgatacctatcataatatatttgtaaTCCTAGTTggttcatttctttcatttgtgctttcattttttaatttatttcaatttgaacACTGATGGTAAAAGTTAAtagaaattaatgaatatatcgCACCTTTGCAAAGTCTAAGTTTATAAGCTGATGTTATCTTTGTATAGTTACTTTACGTACTAATGTGGAATTACTATCAAATATGTACAGTTTTAGGTAGAAGCAAATAGATTGACTTAATCTATGCAGTTACCAATAACAAATCAACAGACAGGTACACAAATTAGCATTAAAActtgaacaatatttttttctatcgtctttatattgatgaaagtacatatcaaataaaaaataaaagtgttaaaccaacaaatattaattaacaacATAGAGGTAGAACTGTAACCCACTCACCGGTACTTATAACCTggattgtatttttcaaatgatgccttttataattgcataatttaagaaaattgatgaattgaactttttcatttttacaaaattgaTCAAATGAAATGGTTTTAATATTTTCCCTTGCCAATTAACGAATGGACTATGTCAATCTAATTTCTTATGAAGCACTTGTATACTCTTTTTGTAAGTTGTGACTTGTAATAATTGAACAATCAtagcaaaaaaattatatttagctataaatatttttcgtagcaaatagttaaattattaactACAAATTTTAAGTCTCACTATTTAACACTTTAAATAATctgtgacaatttttttgttgtcactAAATCACAGGTTGATTAGAGACAATAAGATTTTTGtcaccaattatttatattattagtgaaaAAAACAAATgccataattaaatcaaaatttttatcgCTAAAACTTAGAATATTCCACCCTTAAATcctaaattataaatttattgagactcaaaaacctataaaaatcaaccatatattcaaatctaaaaaatagaaaaacaatacaacataatatacaactaataatatatgtattaactACCACATAATTACAGAATTGGCAATATCAAATAAAAGtcctaatttgaaaaataaacttaaaatattctaaaacacTTCACAATAAACCCTGACAGATaaacaacataattaatttaaggaGTTTCAACAcgtaattcaaaattttatttagaaatgAAAATCCTAAGTTAAAAAGAAAACTTACAAATCCTTAAAAGAATTAACCCCAAAGCTTAATTGACATTAAAGTATTACAAATCTCAccagaaataataaaattacataatcAAAAGGGATGACTAGAAAATGACACATTTAGACATTTAAATAAGGCGAAATGCgtaatattaaatttagtgaTATTTACTTTCTTGTAACTTTCTCATGGAATAATATTAAGtgagaaattgaaaaagaatttgATGGTTTAATTAGTTTATCGGGTCTGAGTCaagatgtttttaaaaaaatttatactgATAGTTTGATGTAAAATCAGACATTTGGGAAAATTCtagaattaagaaaaaaaagagtggTTAAAGATAGTACTTTAAGAGTAATTATGCGTATAACAACTCTTAAGTATTTAACGTCGCTAACACATACTCAGCAAATACATAGCaaatatatgacatatatacatatgcGAAGAAGCCCCAAAACCACTCAGCCCTAAAGTTAGCTCTACACTTGCATCCTCTACGATCCTTTTTCCTTTGTCTTGATAATTATCTCTCTCCATGttagcaaaaactgaaaaaataagAACGCTATTAAATTACAaactaaataaacttaataGGAAAAAAACTCTACGAAAGTATGAAATtcacttttattgatgaatgCTTGGAGAAACCTTCAGGTATTTGAGAGATTATAATGGGAAAAAAGTTCAGGTGTGAAAGTGAAAAAAACGTGAAGAGGTATTTCATTTCCGTGGGTATAAGTGAATATGACAAAATTAAATAGCACCTTGTCATGTGTTTTAAGAAGAGACTTGAGAAATTGATCCAAAAATGCAATTTAGCTAGTCTAAATAAGAATTAACCGACTGAAAACGACACCTATCTATTGTAACTATATATGGAGAAACAGAATGGAACTTGACACGTGTCTGAAAAATCACTGCATGAAAATTTGCGAAAAGTTTTCACTTTCACACTACGaatgtgaaaatattatttatgtatttatattttgatttgaaagttTACTTGCGCAAATTTTATTAGATATTATATTATCCAATTATTTTAACTCACGGAATTactgaattttttaaaaaaatccatagtttataataaatgagttgtttaaaatttaagataattgttaattttgtttctttatagttaacattctttttaaattttaactactttatagatttattaaaaaatcaaaaataatatagaCTCGGAATTTAGTTGGAGCTCCAATAGGGACTCGAAACACCGGgtgataaacaaaaaaatatatctattaaCCACAGTGGTTTGGAGTTAACAAGTAGACGGTTATCTGAgttatattttctatttaaacaaaaaaaaatatgactgttttgattgatttttgaatatcaaaataatgattttattcctACTctgtcatttttaattttttcgttCTTCTTTTCTGAAAATCAATAATTGTATTAGGcttaattatagtttttttctgatttgtttgttatctatatttttaagttattcttTCTTCTGTTTTGGAGATCACTAACGTTATGAGGCTTCATTTATTGgtttttaaaactttcttatATTTTGACATATTATGTGCTTCTGAATTGTATACATCactatataattattttcttggattagtagttaatttattttaatcgCTCTTTTTTGTatgttgattttcttatttttgaagatttatatAGAATGGTTAAGCTTAACTTCATTTTTTACTATAGTCATGTTGATTGAATATGGGAACCAAAGTTTCTAAATTCTAGAAAagctaaaatttaaatgaaaagattatTATTCTAGtctgttattttttataaatattatcaaCACGTataataacaacttcaaatatATGGATGTATAGATATTGAACAACTTATTATTgtgcttattttttttgaaaaatattataagttttgTTAATGATCAGTTCAATGTTATAAATTTATTGAGGATATTAAGTTAAGTCTTTGTGTTTATAATATAATCCAATTACACGATAAGTCACTTTTAATTAGAGGTAGGTGAATCACCAAGCGGTTCAATCTATCTTCGTAATGTGAATTTCTAAATTCATATGTTTAGACCTAACTAGCAACATATTTAGTGTTTTCATAAGTATTTCGAGAAGAATATAATatacacaaaatttattttatttttaagtgataaaacattatttctggtaaaccaaaaaaaaaaaatctaaaacataTGCAAAAAACCTAAATATCAATTATTCAAAACATGTGTTTCATTAAATAGTACTCTTTCGTTTTGATATTTcaataatgagaaaaaaaacaacaaaaaaatacaatatgatttttatatttatatatatagaagtaTGAAATTCTCTTTTATTGATGAATACTTGGAGAAACCTTCAGGCGTGAAAGTTTGAAATGCGTGAAGAGTTATTTCATTTCTGTGGGTGtaagtgaaaatgatgaaataactCTTTGTCACgtggtttaagaagggacttgGAAAATTGATCCAAAAATACAAGCTAGAATCAAAATAAGAAGTAACCGACTGAAAAATGATACCTGTCCGTTGTAGTTATCTACTAAGAAACAAAATGGAAtttgtagaaaataaaattcgcgtcgagagaacaataatcaagaacgggagattatagcaacaatcgatttattatttcaaagtgcgtgtgttacaatctctatgattcctCTAAATTcaccttttcaaatataaattcaagggcttaAAGCTTGATTTTGAACTTGGGATttatcttggacttgaacttggacttgaacttgatctctatcttgatattgatcttggacttggacttggacttgattttgacttcttcaaatcttgaacttgaacacgtgaatttttgaattcttaaatttgtagagaaatttatgatttttgatccacgagctttctctagcttcttgtttagaattcttGGTcctcttttctgaattatgag
This window of the Solanum pennellii chromosome 2, SPENNV200 genome carries:
- the LOC107010891 gene encoding ninja-family protein AFP3-like, coding for METQMEYWRQRNLLPAMETEMEWRQHNYPFSVTKTYSLPMESRVVCRRQQNYPFSVSRMSSLLRDTEIEWRQRLEAEMAWRRRMDTEIEWRKRLEAEMNWRRRMETEIECRRRMETEMEWRQINGPFSVMRTASMPPMETQTEWGKISDPFSANRTASLPPMETGEEWMQKDDPFLTMRTPSLPPMETGMDWEERRDLQTQTHGDAKFDGTSIAGASGSSNAIPPVNGTLEQMQHLIVAAIGATNEKSPHLSGKEALKNILLKMPGVSSQGDGPNGKKIEGFLYAYKRGGEVKIVCICHGHFLTPAQFVMLVEVMLKTL